CGCCAACGCTCTCGAAATTGTCGGCTCCACCGGCATATCGCCCCGCCTGAAGGACCGTTTCATGAAGAACCTGTCCGCGACTCTGGAGGTCACCGCGTGGGGGCAGACCCTGGACATCCTCCACTCGGCCGCGCGGACATACACCTCAAACAGGGAAACGGCGACGCAGATAGCGATGATGAAAACCGCCTATTACACCGTCTACTACCCGATGCTCATGGGGTACGCCCTGACCGGCAGGGATTCTCCCAGGGAAAAAGAGCGCATCAGGGCCTTCGCGCTTCCCCTGGGGCAGGCCTTCCAGATCAGGGACGACATCCTCGGCGTATTCGGGAAGGAGAATGATACCGGCAAGCCTGCCGATACTGACATCGTCGAGGGCAAGATCACGATCCTGATAAGCAATGCAGCCGAGAGCCTTCGCGGGAAGGACCATGACCTGTTCATCTCCCTTTTCACGAAGAAGCGCAAGCAGAAACGCGATGTAGCCATTATAAGAAAAATGATCGAGCGGAGCGGTTCCCTGGACTCCGCCAGGGAGCGTCTTTGGGAATTCGTGGAACAGTCACGGTGGCGCCTAGCCGACCTTTCCGTGTCCGCCGAATACCATGAGGTCCTCCACGGCCTGGTGGACATGATCGCGGTGCTGTAATCACTATAAATGAACAGAATGAAAGGGGCTCCCTATGTCGGAACAGTTGTTGTCGTTATTTCAATTCAGCGAAGCCGCCGTCCGCATGACGGTTTGGATCATTATATTCGCGGTCATGGCGGTCTGGGAGATCGCCGCTCCCCGGAGGACGCTCGCCGCCGCCAAGGCGAACCGCTGGTTCTCTAACCTGGTAATCGCATTTATCAACGTCGTCCTGGTACGGATTATTTTCCCGGTCGTTCCGGTGGCCCTGGCGGCCCTGGCCGGGGCGAAGGGATGGGGCCTCCTCAACCGGTTTGAGGCCCCTGCCTGGATCGAGTTCATCATCGCCATCGCGCTTCTTGACCTGGCCACCTATCTCCTGCATGTCGTGTATCACGTGCTGCCGCCCCTCTGGCGGCTTCACCTGGTCCATCACGCCGACCTGGACACGGACGTCACCACGGGCCTCCGGTACCACCCGGTGGAAATCGTTCTCTCGCTCCTGGTCAGGCTGTCGGTCGTGTCGGTGATCGGTCCCGATCCCGCGGCCGTGGCCGTCTACGAGATCGTCCTGGGCGGCATGGTCATGTTCGACCATGGCAACGTGCGCATTCCCGCAGGGATCGACGCCGTTCTTCGCCATATCGCCGTGACGCCGGACATGCACCGGGTACATCATTCAGCTGCCGTAGCCGAGACCAACAGCAATTTCGGATTTGTCCTGTCCTGGTGGGACCGTCTTCTCGGCACCTACCGCGTAGAGCCGGCGGCGGGCCACGAGGCCATGACCATCGGCCTCGGGCGTTACCGCGACGCGGCCGGGCTTTCTCTGCCGAAGCTCATTATCCTGCCGGTAACGGCAGATACCGGCGGGTATGATATTAACCGGCGCGGCCCCGAAGAGGCGGACGCCGATTAAGGATATGGCTGCATCGGATAGAGGAGCGGGGTCCTCCTTTATCTGGCCAGAATGGTTCCCCTCTTGTCCTTGTACTGATCCGGAAAAGAGAGCTTGCCGTCGTCCATCAATAAAAAGAATACGGGATAATCATCGGGCTTGCTGTTCTTCATCCAGATGATGTTCTTGTACTGCAGTATCTCCCCCGAGGCTTTCTCCGCGAGGTTCTTTCCGTCTTTCTTGAACATCATCTCGTTCTGCGTTACGTTGAATTTCCCGTCGGGGGAGCATTTGTACACGATGAGCCGTCCTCCCAGGACCGTGCGTATCTCCCGGAATTTCCACCGCTCCGGCCCGGTGAAGT
The sequence above is drawn from the Spirochaetota bacterium genome and encodes:
- a CDS encoding polyprenyl synthetase family protein, with amino-acid sequence MKKTSPSSNSFRDFGKQYVPLIDASMKEYFKLKISGAEMPDIREMYGLLSEYCMRDGKRVRPLVLLASCFGYGSVWNRDDLVRMASVLEMMHSFLLIQDDIIDRSALRRGGKSLHLVCDDSYGKRSHDEAIGSHIALILGDVLFANALEIVGSTGISPRLKDRFMKNLSATLEVTAWGQTLDILHSAARTYTSNRETATQIAMMKTAYYTVYYPMLMGYALTGRDSPREKERIRAFALPLGQAFQIRDDILGVFGKENDTGKPADTDIVEGKITILISNAAESLRGKDHDLFISLFTKKRKQKRDVAIIRKMIERSGSLDSARERLWEFVEQSRWRLADLSVSAEYHEVLHGLVDMIAVL
- a CDS encoding sterol desaturase family protein — its product is MSEQLLSLFQFSEAAVRMTVWIIIFAVMAVWEIAAPRRTLAAAKANRWFSNLVIAFINVVLVRIIFPVVPVALAALAGAKGWGLLNRFEAPAWIEFIIAIALLDLATYLLHVVYHVLPPLWRLHLVHHADLDTDVTTGLRYHPVEIVLSLLVRLSVVSVIGPDPAAVAVYEIVLGGMVMFDHGNVRIPAGIDAVLRHIAVTPDMHRVHHSAAVAETNSNFGFVLSWWDRLLGTYRVEPAAGHEAMTIGLGRYRDAAGLSLPKLIILPVTADTGGYDINRRGPEEADAD